A region of the Oncorhynchus clarkii lewisi isolate Uvic-CL-2024 chromosome 4, UVic_Ocla_1.0, whole genome shotgun sequence genome:
aaagcattttaaaaatctgacttgttggctaggttcacaacgagtgtagctttaattcaataccctgcttgtgaattttgatcaaggtttgagtttaaacgagtacatttagcatttagcgtagcgcatttgcatttccaggtgcctacttgagacatatgcgtctcaagtagaatcaagaagttaaaaacTATTGCCCTGTGTCCCCGTTCATAGGGGAATGAGAGACTAGTCAGTGGTAGAATTGAGTTGCCACTTTATTGGCCCAAACACCTATAGACCCACAAGGTTGAGGTTACTCATGGACAGTAATTAGTAATACATTATTTTTTTGCATTGATGCATTGTGTCTTCTAACTGTCGAAGAATAGGATCCGAAGTGTTAGGAAATATCTGTTCCCATATATACAAAGGAGGATGTCTCCTCATACCTCTGGCACTTTAGTCAGACTGCCAGACTGTTCACCACAGAGCCAATcaggagagaatacatacaggtcAACGGTGCCAattgaaagtcaaggggtgtgtctgtgcctttTGGATTACTCTCTCTTTACAGAGAACCCCTGTGGTTCAAGTCTGCTCTGCGCATGTCTGAAAGTGACAGAGGCAGCAGCCAAGAGAGTTTTTCACAGTATGTCATAAAAAAGTATTACACTTATGAATATATGTAAATATGCTAATATGTATTAGATCCAGTACAATGGAATAACTAAGATCTGAATTTGAATGCAGCGTGTTCCGATTCCTCCTTCTTTCTGCCCAGCAGGGTCAACCAAAAACACTTGGCCTGATGGTTCATGCAGATACTGGGGAAGCAATATAGAAATGTATTGATCCCTTAAAATTATTTTACTATTAAATGACCCATATCACAACCCTCATACCTCTTCACAAAAATGTACCTAAATCAATTTTGGAAAAAGGATTTTACTCACAAAAGACGTAGGAATTTATTTTCCCAGTTAGAAATAGTAGGAATTTATTTTCCCAGTTAGAAATAGTAGGCCATGCATCAAATAACTATTTTCATCAGAAAAACAAACCCTAAAATGCAATATTGCATTTTGTAAGTTGTCTGCAGGTGGCTTGTTGTGAATGCACTCAAATATCAAGGCATTATCAGGTTATGTAAACTGAGTTCTAATACTCAGCGTAGAAGGATTTGtcttaatgtacagtatatgaaagTGATGCTATGAAAAGGATTCTATCATGATATCAAGCTCACTGTGACTGACAAATCACTGCCTATTACTATGATTAAAAAGAGCATATGAAACATTGTTTTTCATGAGGCCTACCTGTTCGCCTTCCTTTAAGCACCTCTGTTCGAACACCTCTCCTGTCCTTGATACATACCACATACAGCCATTTGCGGATCTTTTCAGTGTCCATGTGAAAGATAGTTATTGCGAGGATGGAACATTTGTTTGCttaaaaaattataatttaaCACCCATGTAAAATGAAGGCCTGCAAAGCTTACAGATTTAAGTCTAATAGCATGATATGAATCAGAGTATGCATTATGAAGGtatagtcagtggacattctgaaccttgtttgaggtcagtaggtcacatgaccaaggaaaTTCTTTATTGAAATTCTACATTTTGAAAAATTAATGTAAAACCatgtgagataaaaaaaaaaatggacaaactaaaggatGTGCAATGTGCGTCTATGCCATCCGGTTAGCTACAACCAGTTTTGAACGTGTTTGGAGTAATGGTTAAAAAGCTATTGAAATttgaacatttttatttgtcactatGTTGACAGTCCCTAACTGCAGTTGGTGGACGTCAGGAAAACTAAAGGCGAATATCCGTCAAATATCCAACctgaaactgtctttacctcggtTCTACTGAGGTGGCCGATTAGCTGTTACTGTTGAAGAAGCGTCCTGTCCACTAGATCATACGTCACACTCAGGCAGCATCGCCTGAAAAatgcacatcgccatctgctgactggagtgggtaatgCAGTTCAGGGAAAAAAGTTTCACTTTCAACCATTGTTTTCATTTAATGAATATTATATAACATTATATGAAACGTACATAGAGGGAAACATACATTGATTAAAGCAAATTCAAAGTGATAATTTGAAACATTTAAAGTTTACAAACCAATtacaagcacatacacacaccagtccaCCATGTGTGCTGAGTAGAAGGATTTGACTAAAGCAacataatttaatccattttagaatgaggctgtaagtaacaaaatgtgaaaaaattcaaggggtctgaatactttccaaaggcactgtatcaacTGTTTATTAACTATTTATTTTTGAACTGTAtttatgaaatgtatttatttatgtatgaACGGTATCCTTGACCAGGGCATACCCCCAACATGTAGCGTCCTCCGACCAGGGCATACCACCAACACGTAGCGTCCTCCGACCAGGGCATACCACCAACACGTATCGTACTCTGACCAGGGCATACCACCAACATGTAGTGTCCTCCGACCAGGGCATACCACCAACATGTATCGTACTCTGACCAGGGCATACCACCAACACGTAGTGTCCTCCGACCAGTGCATACCACCAACATGTATCGTACTCCGACCAGGGCATACCATCGACATGTAGCGTCGTCCGACCAGGACATACCACCAACACGTAGCGTCCTCCGACCAGGACCCGTTGGCAGGCATACTATAACGTCTGGTAAAATATCTTAGTCtggggaggatggatgggtaCTGTATTGGGTCTGTCATGTAGCTTCAATCATTTGATCATAAACTAGGTTAAATTAACTGAAGGGGGGGCATGATAAATACAAAGAAACAAACAGGAAACTAGCCACAATCAACCAGAATATCAGAATTCACCAACTCATCAGAAGTTCTGAGAAACACGTCCATTCCTCTGTGACCAGGTATCTCACCAAATCCCTGAAGTGACCAAGACACTAGGGAGTGTAATTTGAGAGGATTCTGACATTCATTCCATGTGGTGAGGAAAAACTAAAGATTAAAATAAAGTTGACTTCAATCAGGAAAGATAATGAGTGTGAATAACAACCCctccaacacaaacacacttttTTCTAAATGTCCAATATAGAATGCTCTGCGCAAGTACTATATAAAAACCTCACGATGCAGTGTTCTACTACCCAGGACTGGTGTTGGCAGTCATTCCACAATCTGGATGTATGTTATTATGTTTATTCAGATCTCTTAAATCAGAATATCTCTTCCcgcactgatcacagctataaggtttctctcctgtgtgggttctctggtgtgatttcaGGTGACCTGACTGAGTAAAGCTTTTCCCACACCGATCACAGGTATAGGGcttctgtcctgtgtgtgttctctggtgtgatatcaggttgtttgactgagtaaaactcttcccacattgatcacagctataaggttgctctcctgtgtgtgttctctggtgtaggaGTAGTTCCCTTGAAGTGATAAAGCTCATTCCgcagtcagagcagtggtaaggcttctctcctgtgtgtattctcttgtgtGCAGTCAGGTTAGCTGAGGTAGCAAAActtttcccacattgatcacagccatatggtttctctcctgtgtgaattcttAGGTGTGATTTCAATGAATATGATCGAGAGAAACTcattccacactgagagcagctataaggtttctctcctgtatggATTCTCTGGTGTATTGTAAGTTCTGATGAAGAAGAGCATCTCTTTCCACATTGATCACAGTtgtaagatttctctcctgtgtgaattctctggtgtacTTTTAGTGAATCTGATCTTGagtaactcttcccacagtcagagcagcagtgaggttTCTTCCCCGTGGGTTTCCGCTGGTGTTCCTTGAGGTGTTCTGAtttggagagactcttctctgcgtcgtcagcatcatgatgttgttgaggctccccagaagATCCACGATAGTcaagtctctctcctgtgtgaacatcaACGTCAGATAGTCAATAGAGTGAATGTTAAATGTTTTTACACACTTTGACAGTTGTCTTCTAAGTCTgtttttggtccaccagccaatGCGGCAGGTAGATGAAAACCCCCCACAAAAGACAAATAagctttgtaatgtttctaaacCCAGAAATGTATTAGTAGTAAGAAGTAATGTGGGATATTTGCTCCATGTAATGTTTTTTTGACCCGTCTCTTTTAACCAATGTGTTAAAATAATTAATTTAGATACAATAGTAATGATGAACAGTAGTACAACTGAACATCAAGAATCACCAAAGTGCCTCCATAACACACCACACTGTCCTGACAGATAAACTGCTGATCATTACCCACCACACTGTCCTGACAGATAAACTGCTGATCACTACTCACCACACTGTCCTGACAGATAAACTGCTGATCACTACCCACCACACTGTCCTGACAGATAAACTGCTGATCATTACCCACCACACTGTCCTGACAGATAAACTGCTGATCACTACCCACCACACTATCCTGACAGATAAACTGCTGATCACTACCCACCACACTGTCCTGACAGATAAACTGCTGAGTTTATGGCTCTACACTGACATTTATTACAAGGAGTACATGTGCTCCTAAGTTTATATTCAGGAGCACATTAATATATTCATTACAAGGAGTAAATGTGCTCCTAAGTTAAGAACGCACAAATAAATTTAGGAGCACAAGTATTGGAGTGTTTTAGAAGGTTTTGTGAGTGTTCCATGTTCAATGAAAGTATTGGAGCCATTAGGGCCGTTACCGTGGTAACAGGGCGCTGGGTGTCTGTGATGTGTTATTTTGATTTCCCACGCAAAACACGCCCACTGAAGCTGAAGTGCTGCGATTGGTTACTCACAGCTAGTCTCGATAATACACCTGATTGGCTAGCTGAAGAGAGCACCAGGCTCCATGATATAGCTTGCTTGCTAGGTGCGTTAATGCCATAGAGAATGATaaaggcctctagtggccaaaagagCGTATTAGCATGGGCAgagccattgagggcttccaccattttaatgtaggcaactgggtgggacttccaacttcaatggctgatccctcctggtagaccctgttggagtcatgtcctaccatcaggagggatcagccaatcatGATGAAGAAAATTGACTAGTTTAAAATGGATAATTGTCCATGCGGTCACAGActctataatggcacagatataaagatgagtcctctatccatctctatggttgCAGCCTTCCTACTAGAGACCACTAATAAACTCAGAGGGGTCAGGCAGACTGATTTATTTTCTCCTTGCCGACAGACACATGTCTATTATAATAAGCATTCTGCCTATGAAATACTTACTTTGGAGAGCAATGCGTTTTATAGCTTTCTTCCCCCTTAGCAATAAACACACAGATCAACACCTCCGCTGGCTCAGCTGGTTTATACGAGTCCTAAAATGCAGTTCCTTCCAACACTTATGAAAGCCAAACATCCCATCTTTCTAAGGAAAAATGTCTACCTTGAAGTTGCACACAACAGTGGCAGAATATAGTAGCAAATGCAGTAGGCCCTGTTTCATTCTGTCCACCAATACCACAGCCATTCATTGACTGATCTGAGACAGCAATGCCACTCATACAACAAACACATTTTTCATTTAACAtgttaattatatatatatatataaattatatcAAACTAACAAAGCATTGACACATTGACATTTAAAAACGTAATTGGATCAATTTATTTTGCAATGTCACATGAATCATGAAATACATACTGCACATTCATTATGTGGATCAATCAACTGTACAATGTTCCATTAGTGCCGAAATAAATGCTTAGAGGTATTTACACAGACTCTGCTCCCACAGGGTTCTGGAATCCCTGGCTATCTCAACTCTGACCCTAAATAAACTGCTCTGGGAGCTTCTGGTCGAAGTGCAGCATTTGTCCGTTGGGAGTGGGTCTTTTCTGTGGGTCTTTTCTGTGGGGTCTTTCATCTTGGGAAAACAAGTTAGACAAAACAGACCACTTTTGAACAACTATTAAATGGAAGAAAAATAATATGGTGACGTCAACATGACATGGATCTGAATAAATAGCCTCATATATTCATGTCAAACACGTTTAGCCTACAACTACCATGATGCTCTAGGGCCTTTATTTACTACCACAATGTGCCAGGCTGTCAAGGGCTTTACTCACTACCACAGTGTGCCAGGTTGTCAAGGGCTTTACTCATTACCACAGTGTGCCAAGTTGTCAAGGGCTTTACTCACTACCACAGTGTGCCAGGTTGTCAAGGGCTTTAGTCCGACTTTCTTCTGCTGTCTACGATGTATATCCTCCAGGTTCATGTTtactatgtttattttttaaatattttttttcacctttatttaaccaggcaggcaagttgagaacaagttctcatatacaattgcgacctggccaagataaagcaaagcagttcgacacatacaacgacacagagttacacatggagtaaaacaaacatacagtcaataatacagtataaacaagtctatatacgatgtgagcaaatgaggtgagataagggaggtaaaggcaaaaaaaggccatggtggcaaagtaaatacaatatagcaagtaaaacactggaatggtagatttgcaatggaagaatgtgcaaagtagaaataaaaataatggggtgcaaaggagcaaaataaattaattaattaaatacagtagggaaagaggtagatgtttgggctaaattataggtgggctatgtacaggtgcagtaatctgtgagctgctctgacagttggtgcttaaagctagtgagggagataagtgtttccagttttagagatttttgtagttcgttccagtcattggcagcagagaactggaaggagaggcggccaaagaaagaattggttttgggggtgactagagagatatacctgctggagcgtgtgctacaggtgggagatgctatggtgaccagcgagctgagataaggggagactttacctagcagggtcttgtagatgacatggagccagtgggtttggcgacgagtatgaagcgagggccagccaacgagagcgtacaggtcgcaatggtgggtagtatatggggctttggtgacaaaacggattgcactgtgatagactgcatccaatttgatgagtagggtattggaggctattttgtaaatgacatcgccaaagtcgaggattggtaggatggtcagttttacaagggtatgtttggcagcatgagtgaaggatgctttgttgcgaaataggaagccaattctagatttaactttggattggagatgtttgatatgggtctcaGGTGAGGACCAGTTCTCTATGTACATGTCTACTATGTAGATCAGGTTAGGATCAGCTCTCCAGGTACATGTCTACTATGTAGATCAGGtgaggtcttcacttcaaaacaCAAGTCATCCATCCGTGAAGCATTGAATAGCTAGCGACTCATTGACTCTGTAACCTAGCGTTGAATAAAAAATACCTAGCTAGTGCCTAGTGTTGACTAAcaaatacctagctagctagctagtgactCATTCACTCTATAACCTACCATTGACTAAgaaataactagctagctagcgacTCATTCACTCTGTAACCTAGCGTTGAATAACaaatagctagctggctagtgaCTCATTCACTCTGTAACCTAGCGTTGAAtaacaaatagctagctagctagtgactCATTCACTCTGTAACCTAGCGTTGAATAACAAATACCTAGCTAGCTCGCTAGTGACTCATTCACTCTATAACCTAGCGTTGAATAACTAATACCTAGCTAGCGACTCATTCACTCTATAACTTATGGTTGAAtaacaaatagctagctagctaactagtgaCTCATTCACTCTGTAACCTAGCGTTGAATAACTaattcctagctagctagctggtgaaTCATTCACTCTGTAACCTAGTGTTGAATAACAGCTCGTAACTAGTTTACCAAAACAGAAAATAGGACTCAGAGGATATATCAACATTATGACATTGTCTGTGTCCTATCTGAGTCCTCCATCTTCACCAGCTGATGGGGAAACCATCTGAAGTCAGTCTGGTCAGTTTCACGCTCTGATTTCAGGGGCAGCAGGCAAAGCGCTCGAAGGCAGTCTGGCAGGGCTATCGACCAGCAGCCAATCACAGCACTTCATCTTCAGTGGGGGCGTGTCTTGTCCAGAATACGAGCGGAAATTTAATTACGAGTCTGTGATTGAAAGACGAGAATCTGACGTCTCTTCACCAGCAGCAGACAGCGAGAGCAAACTCCAACATTGAAAAACAACAATGATAGCACTTTATGTAGCTAGTCTCCCCATTTGGAGAAGTCATACGTCTTTGGAAAAATAGTCAAACCTTAAGCTTGTGAATACAAACATGTTGCATGCACTTGCAGGTTGTGTTTTGCCCATAGGAACTGAATGAACGGTCATTTTGAAGTTACTTTTATTTTCAGTCAGaatagaagatgtttctgaacactacCATGATGCttatggataatcatgaatgaattcaTGATGAGTGACAAAGTTAGAGGCACAAAGATCAAACACCCCCagctttctcactcatcattcatGGTTTTTCTTAGTCATGGGGCGATTCCACGACAGGACAGCCATGCTTTTTACATTTAAATCAGAATCAA
Encoded here:
- the LOC139406930 gene encoding zinc finger protein 180-like is translated as MSSLNYSLVKEEEVCWTEKEALGLNIVVKEEKEEEDVTVKIEEESEEEGAITVILKEEEEEEERGERLDYRGSSGEPQQHHDADDAEKSLSKSEHLKEHQRKPTGKKPHCCSDCGKSYSRSDSLKVHQRIHTGEKSYNCDQCGKRCSSSSELTIHQRIHTGEKPYSCSQCGMSFSRSYSLKSHLRIHTGEKPYGCDQCGKSFATSANLTAHKRIHTGEKPYHCSDCGMSFITSRELLLHQRTHTGEQPYSCDQCGKSFTQSNNLISHQRTHTGQKPYTCDRCGKSFTQSGHLKSHQRTHTGEKPYSCDQCGKRYSDLRDLNKHNNIHPDCGMTANTSPG